The genomic region CGCGGCGGCGTAGACCCCGAGCACGACGGTGTAGACCCCGGGAAGCCACGAGTCGACCTCCCAGATCCAGACCACGAGCGCGATCAGCGCGATCAGTGGCAGCCGCATGAACGCCGTGACGCGCACGGGCTCCGCGGCGAAGTAGGTGAGGATCCGGGTCACGCTATTCCAGCAGCCCGCGGCGCATCGCCTCCGCGACAGCGGCCGCACGGTCGCCGACGCCCAACTTCTCGTACAGCCGCTGCACGTGGGTCTTCACCGTCGACGGCGCGAGGAACAGTTCCTTGGCCATGGCCGGGATGCTCCCCCCGGCGGCGATGAGCTTGAGCACCTCGCGCTCGCGGGGGCTCAGCGTGGGCGCATCCGACTTGCCCTGTTTGCGGATCTCCCCGGCCAGCCCCGCGGCCAGGCTCGGGGCAACGACATCGCGGCCCTTGGCGCACTCGAGCACGCCGTTGACGAGTTCGGCGCGGCTCGACTCCTTGGGCAGGAATCCGGCGGCGCCCGCCTGCAGCGCGTTGTAGACGATCGCTGCCTCGTCGTGCGCGGAGATCAGCAGGACTCGGGTCGACAGTTCGTCGCGCACGACGGCCGCGGCAACCTGAGCGCCGTCGAGACCGGGCATCCGGTAGTCGAGCAGGGCGACCTGGGGTGCGTGCTCCCGGATCGCCTCGAGTGCCGAGATCCCGTCCTCAGCCTCGGCCACCACCTCGATATATCCGCTGTTGTTGAGGGCGCGCACCACGCCGTCTCGGAACATCGGATGGTCGTCTCCTACGACGACCCGCACCTTCTCTTCGGCCACCCGCCAAGCGTGTCACAACACGGCCGCGACCTCGCCCGATTCAGTTCCGACGCGATGACGTGGCGAACACGCAGGAGCGACGGGAGTTAATGGATTCGTTAGAAGTTCCGACCGTCCGTCGGCCCCGCGGTGGCGTCAACGCCGGCCAGCCCGTTCCCGCGTCACCGCTGGTAGCGGCTGTTCTAGGCACCCTCGCAGCGACGGCGGCACAGGGCAGGACGGCGCACTGGGAGGGCCGCGTGTCGGCTATCGTCACCCATGCGCGACACACGGGTCATTTCGCCAGTAGATTTGCGGCGATGACCCGGTACGCAATGCGAATGGGTCGGGGGCAAAGTCCGCGCCGGGACAGCGACGTCCTGGGGCGGATTTCGAGCGCGGGTGCGCCGCACGTGGTCGACCACCGTGGCGCGCCCGCCAAGGCATCCGAACCGGGCTCAGCACCGAACACCTCAGCGTCGCTGCCCGGCGCGACGGTCTGACAGAGGACGACACCGAATGGTCAACCAACTCGAACACGCGACAGAGGCGCTGCGAAAGGCCCTCGTCCAGGTCGAACGGCTCAAGAACCAGAACCGTGCGCTGCTGGAGCGCTCGGGTGAGCCGATCGCGATCGTCGGGATGTCGTGCCGGTTCCCGGGTGGCGTCTCGACCCCCGAGGACCTCTGGGACATGGTGGCCCAGGGCCGCGATGTGGTGTCAGATCTCCCCGACGACCGCGGCTGGGACGCCGCCGGACTCTATGACCCCGACCCGGATGCACCGGGCAAGTCGTATGCGCGCACGGGTGGCTTCGTCGAGAACGTCGCCGACTTCGATGCGAGCTTCTTCGGGATCGCGACGAGCGAGGCGCTCGCGATGGATCCCCAACAGCGCATGCTGCTCGAGTTGTCCTGGGAGGCCCTCGAGCGCGCCGGTGTTGATCCGACATCTCTGCGCGGCAGCTCGACGGGCGTGTTCGCCGGGGTGATCGCCGGCGGCTACGGCATGTCCGACGACGCCATCGAGGGCTACCGGCTGACCGGCATGACCTCGAGCGTCACATCGGGCCGGGTCGCCTACGTGCTCGGACTCGAGGGTCCGGCCGTGTCGGTCGACACCGCCTGCTCGTCGTCGCTGGTGGCGTTGCACATGGCCATGCAGGCGCTGCGCCTCGGCGAGTGCGACCTGGCCCTGGCCGGTGGCGTGACGGTCAACGCGACACCGACCATCTTCGTGGAGTTCAGCCGCCACCGCGGCCTGGCACCCGATGGCCGCTGCAAGCCCTACGCCGGCGCGGCCGACGGCGTCGGCTGGGCCGAGGGCGGCGGCGTGCTGGTGGTCGAGCGCCTGTCCGACGCGCTGCGCAACGGCCACAATGTGCTGGCCGTCGTCCGCGGCTCTGCGGTCAACCAGGATGGTGCGTCGAACGGGCTGACGGCGCCCAACGGGCCGTCGCAGCAGCGCGTGGTGCGCGCCGCGCTGGCCAACGCGGGGTTGACCTCCACCCAGGTCGACGTCGTCGAGGGCCACGGCACGGGAACCCCACTGGGCGATCCGATCGAGGCGCAGGCGCTGCTCGCGACGTACGGCCAGGACCGGTCGCAGCCGCTGTGGCTGGGCTCCATCAAGTCGAACATGGGTCACACGCAGGCCGCGGCCGGTGTCGCGGGCGTGATCAAGATGATCATGGCGATGCGCCACGAGCTGCTACCCAAGTCGCTGCACGTCGACGAGCCCAGCCCACACGTGGACTGGACCGCGGGCGCCGTCCAGCTGTTGGCACAGGCCCAGCCGTGGCCCGCCGGAGAGACACCGCGCCGGGCCGGCATCTCGTCGTTCGGCATCAGCGGCACCAACGCGCACGTCATCGTCGAGCAGGCGCCGGCACCGGAGGCCAAGCCGGCCACCGAGAGCGCGCCCACCCCGCTCCTGCCGTGGGTGCTGACGGCCAAGTCACCGGCGTCGCTCGCCGCGCAGGCCGGTCGGCTGTCCAGGTATCTGGAGGAACACGCGGATGCCGGCGACCGCGACGTCGCCTGGACGCTGGCGGGTCGGGCGGCATTCGACCACCGCGCGGTGGTGCTGGGTGCCGACCGCGCCGAACTGCTCGCTGGGCTGGCCGAACTGGCCGCCGACGACGAGGCGGGGACCAGGGCGGTCCGCGGGCATGCCACGCCGGTGAGCAAGACGGCCTTCGTGTTTCCCGGGCAGGGTAGCCAGTGGATCGACATGGGCGTCGAACTGCTCTCCAGCTCAACCATTTTCGCCGAGGAGATCGCGGCGTGCGATGAGGCGCTGTCGGAGTTCGTTGACTGGTCGCTGCTCGATGTACTGCGCGGCGCTCCGGGTGCCCCCACGTTGGACCGCGTCGACGTCGTCCAGCCCGTGCTGTTCGCGGTCATGGTGTCACTGGCCCGGCTGTGGAAGTCGATCGGCGTTGTCCCCGACGCGGTGATCGGCCACTCGCAGGGTGAGATCGCCGCCGCCCACGTCGCGGGTGCCCTGTCGCTGCGCGACGCGGCCCGCGTCGTCGCGCTGCGCAGCAAGCTGCTGATCGCGCTGTCCGGTGACGCGGGCATGGTGTCGCTGGCGTGCAGCGCCGAACGGGCCCGCGAACTGCTGCTCGGCCTCGGCGACCGCGTCGGCATCGCGGTGGTCAACGGTCGCTCGGCCGTGGTGGTGTCCGGCGAGGGTGCCGCACTCGACGAGCTGGTGCGCCAGTGCGAGGCGCTGGACATCCGCGCCCGCCGCATCGACGTCGACTACGCGTCACACTCCCCCGCCGTGGAGGCGATCCGCGACCAGCTGGTCGAGGCGCTGGCCGGTATCGAACCACGCTCCACCCGAACCACTTTCATCTCGACCGTGACGGGCGAGTCGATGGACACCGCGGGCCTTGACCCACAGTACTGGTACCGCAACCTGCGTCAGACCGTCGAGTTCGACAAGGCCGTCCGGACGGCGTGCAAGCACGGTTACCGGGCGTTCATCGAGGCCAGCCCGCATCCCGCGCTGATCGCCGGTATCGAGGACACCGTCACCGATTGCGCCGACGCCCCGGGCGACCCGATCGTCGTGCCGTCCCTGGGCCGTGACGACGGCGGCCTGGACCGCTTCATGACATCGGCCGCCCAGGCCTACGTCGCCGGTGTCCCGGTGGCGTGGCGCGAGGTGTGCCCCGGCGGTGACCTGCTCGACCTACCGACCTACGCGTTCGACCGGCGCCGCTTCTGGTTGTCCGGCGGCGCAGGCGGTTCCGGCGACGCGAGCGGTTTCGGTCTGGCGGGCTCCGGCCACGCGCTGCTGAACGCCGTCGTCGAGGTGCCCGACTCGGGTCAGGTCATGTTGACGGGCCGGCTCGCCGCGTCGTCGCAGGGCTGGCTGTCCGATCACGCGGTCGGCGGCACGGTGCTGTTCCCGGGCGCCGGCTTCGTCGAACTCGTCATCCGCGCGGGTGACGAGGTCGGCTGCCCCGCCATCGAGGAACTGACGCTGCAGGCACCGCTGGTGGTGCCGCCGTCGGGCGTGCCGCTGCGTGTGGTGGTCGGACCGGCGCAGGAGTCGGGAACCCGTGCGGTGTCGGTGTTCTCGCGCCACGCTGACGACGTCGCGGACTGGGTCCTCAACGCCGAGGCCATCGTGGGTTCGGAGGCCGGCACCCCAGGCGCAGACCTGTCGGCGTGGCCGCCCGCCGGCGCCGTGCCGGTCGATGTGTCCGACGCCTACGGCATGCTCGCCGAGCGGGGCTACGAGTACGGCCCCGCCTTCCGCGGGCTGACCGCGATGTGGCGACGAGGCGACGAGGTCTTCGCTGAGGTCGCCCTGCCGCAGGACGTGGCCGCCGGTGACTACGGGGTGCACCCCGCGCTGCTCGACTCGGCGCTGCACGCCGTGGCGCTGGCCGCCGACGACTTCGGCTCAACTGCTCCTCACGTCCGCGGGACTCTGGCACTGCCCTTCTCGTGGGAGCAGGTCACGCTGCACGCCGCGGGCGCATCGTCGGTTCGGGTGCGCATCACCCCGACCGGCACACACTCGGTGTCGATCGAACTGGCCGACGGTCTCGGCCTGCCGGTGCTGTCGGTCGGGTCCATGACGGCGCGGCCGGTGAGCGCCGATCAGATCGCCTCGGCCATGGCGAGCAGCCGCGCCGACGGCGAACTGTTCGAAGTGGACTGGTCGCCGATCAAGGCGCCCGCGACCGTGCCGCCGCTGCCCGACGGTGTCGTCACGTTCGAGTCATCCTCGGCAGCAAGCGATTCCGCGGATCTGCCGGCCGCAGTGCGAGACGCGACAGTGGCCGCCCTGACCCGCATCCAGTCCTTCCTCTCCGAGGCTTCCGCGCACGCCAGGAGCAATCAGGAATCCGGCACGCTGGTGGTCATCACCCGTGGCGCCGTGGCACCAGTGCCCGGCGCCGACGTCACCGACCTGGCCGGCGCCGCAGTGTGGGGCCTGGTCCGCGCGGCGCAGACCGAGAACCCCGGCCGCATCGTCCTGGCCGACGTGACAGGCGAATTCGACCTCGCCGCGCTGCTCTCAGTCGGCGAACCCCAGATCGTGCTGCGGGATGGCGTGATGTACGCCCCGCGCGTCACGCGCAGCCGCGGCACCGACGGCGTTCTCACCCCGCCCGACACTGGCAAGCCATGGCGCCTCGGCGTCACAACGGCTGGCACGTTCGAGGACCTCGCGCTGCTCGAGGTGCCGAACTCCGACGCACCACTGCCCCCCGGGCACATCCGGGTCGAGATGCGTGCCGTCGCGGCGAACTTCCGCGACGTCATGATCACGCTCGGCATGTTCACCCACGATGCGCTGATCGGCAGCGAGGGGTCCGGCGTCGTCACCGAGATCGGCCCCGACGTCACGGGATTCGAGATCGGCCAGCGGGTCATGGGCCTGTTCCCCGAGGGCACCGGCACGCTGGTGGCCGCCGACGCCCGCCTGGTCGCGCCCATCCCCACCGGGTGGACGGACGCGGAGGCCGCCGCCGCACTGGTGGTGTTCACCACCGCCTACTACGGGCTCAAGGAGCTGGCCGACGTTGCACCCGGGCAGTCGATCCTCATTCACGCCGCCACCGGCGGCGTCGGCCTCGCCGCCGTGCAGCTGGCCCGCCACTGGGGTATGGAGGTGTTCACCACCGCCAGCCAGCCCAAGTGGGACACGTTGCGCGCCATGGGCTTCGATGACGACCACATCGGGGACTCCCGCACGCTGGACTTCGAGCAGAAGTTCCTCGACGTCACCGGCGGGCGCGGCTTCGACGTGGTGCTCGACTCGCTGGCGGGCGACTTCGTCGACGCGTCGCTGCGCCTGCTCCCCCGCGGTGGAGTGTTCCTCGAGATGGGCAAGACCGACATCCGCGACGCCGACACCGTGGCCGCCGCACACCCGGGCGTCCACTACCGCGCGTTCGACCTCTTCGAGCCCGGCCGGCCACGCATGCACGACTACATCGTCGAGCTGTCGGCCATGTTCGAGGCGGGCATCCTCACCCCGCTGCCCGTCACCACCTTCGACGTCCGGCGTGGACCCGCGGCGCTGCGGCACCTGAGCCAGGCCCGTCACATCGGCAAGGTCGTCATGACGATGCCCGGCGCGTGGACGTCGGGCACGGTGCTGATCACCGGCGGCACCGGCATGGCGGGCGCCGCCATCGCGCGGCACGTCGTGACCAGGAACGGGGCACGCCATCTACTGCTGGTGTCACGCCGCGGACCCGACGCCCCCGGTGCCGCCGACCTCGTCGCCGAGCTCACCGCGGCAGGTGCCGATGTGCGCGTGGTCGCGGCCGACGCCGCCGACCGGGCCCAGCTGCAGGCAGTTCTGGACAGCGTCGACGTGCCGCTGTCGGCCGTCGTGCACGCCACCGGTGTGCTCGACGACGCCGTCATCGGCTCGCTCACGCCCGAGCGCGTCGCGCCGGTGCTGCGCGCCAAGGTCGATGCCGCCTGGAACCTGCACGAACTCACTCGCGGCGCCAATCTCGGTGCCTTCGTGCTGTTCTCGTCGATGGCAGGCGTCGTCGGCTCCGCAGGCCAGGCCAACTACTGCGCGGCGAACACGTTCGTCGACGGTCTCGCGACGCACCGGCGCGCACACGGCCTGCCCGCGACGTCGCTGGCATGGGGCCTATGGGATCAGGCCAGCGCCATGACCGGTCACCTCGCCGACGCCGACCTGTCCCGGCTCGGCCGCGACGGCATCCTCGCGATGTCGAGCGATGACGCGATGGCGCTGTTCGACAGCGCGCTCGTCGTTGGTGAGGCGCTGCTGGCCCCGGCGCGGATCGACCGCAGCGCACTGCGCACCCGTTCGGCACAGGGCGTCCTGCCGCCCATGTTCAGCCGGTTGGCCAGCGCGCCGACCCGACGCCGCGTCGACGACTCGCTGGTCGCCGCGAAGTCGAAGTCCGCTCTGGCACAACGGCTGCAGGGCCTCTCGGAGCCCGCGCAGCAGGCGCTGATCCTGGACCTGCTGCGATCGCACATGTCGACGGTGCTCGGCACCACGGACCCGGACTCGATCGCCGCGGAGCTGGCGTTCTCCGATCACGGTTTCGACTCGCTGACGGCCGTCGAGCTGCGCAACCGGCTCAAGACCGCGACCGGTCTCGCGCTGTCACCGACCCTGATATTCGACTACCCGACGCCGGAGGCGCTGGCGGGCTACATCCGCACCGAGCTCGCGGGCGACACCCTGGCGCAGGAAGCACGCCAGACCTCATCGGCGGTGTCGGTGATCGACGAGCCGATCGCCATCGTCGGGATGTCCTGCCGCTACCCCGGAGGCGTCGACTCCCCGGAGGCGCTGTGGGACATGGTCGCCGATGGTCGGGACGTCCTCACCGACTTCCCGACCGACCGCGGCTGGGACCTGGCCGGACTGTTCAACGCCGACCCGGACGCCCCCGGCAAGTCGTACGCCAGCACGGGCGGCTTCGTCGATGACGTGGCGGGTTTCGACCCGGCGTTCTTCGGGGTGTCTCCCAGCGAGGCGCTGGCGATGGACCCACAGCAGCGGCTGTTCCTCGAGCTGTCGTGGGAGGCGCTGGAACGCGGCGGTTTCGACCCGGTGTCGTTGCGCGGCAGCGCCACCGGTGTCTTCGCGGGCATCATCGCGCAGGGCTACGGTATGGGCGCAGACGGTGTCGAGGGCTTCCGGCTGACCGGCCAGGCCGCCAGCATCGCCTCGGGCCGCGTCTCCTACGTGCTCGGCCTCGAGGGCCCGGCGGTGTCGGTGGACACCGCGTGCTCGTCGTCGTTGGTCGCCCTGCACATGGCGACGCAGTCCCTGCGCCTCGGTGAGTGCGACCTCGCGCTGGCCGGCGGTGTCACCGTCAACGCGACGCCCGATATCTTCGTCGAGTTCAGCAGGCAGCGTGGGCTGTCCGCCGACGGCCGCTGCAAGGCCTTCGCCGGCGCGGCGGACGGCACGGGCTTCGCCGACGGCGGTGGCGTGCTGGTGGTCGAGAGACTCTCGGACGCACAGCGTCTCGGTCACCCGGTGCTCGCCGTGGTCCGCGGGTCCGCGGTCAACCAGGACGGCGCGTCGAACGGTTTGACCGCCCCCAACGGTCCGTCACAGCAGCGCGTGGTGCGCGCCGCGCTCGCCAACGCGGGTCTCGCACCGAGCGACGTCGACGCCGTCGAGGCGCACGGCACCGGCACCACGCTCGGTGACCCGATCGAGGCGCAGGCGCTGCTCGCGACCTACGGTCAGAATCGGTCGGAGCCGCTGTGGCTGGGCTCGA from Mycolicibacterium sp. YH-1 harbors:
- a CDS encoding response regulator transcription factor: MFRDGVVRALNNSGYIEVVAEAEDGISALEAIREHAPQVALLDYRMPGLDGAQVAAAVVRDELSTRVLLISAHDEAAIVYNALQAGAAGFLPKESSRAELVNGVLECAKGRDVVAPSLAAGLAGEIRKQGKSDAPTLSPREREVLKLIAAGGSIPAMAKELFLAPSTVKTHVQRLYEKLGVGDRAAAVAEAMRRGLLE
- a CDS encoding type I polyketide synthase, with the protein product MVNQLEHATEALRKALVQVERLKNQNRALLERSGEPIAIVGMSCRFPGGVSTPEDLWDMVAQGRDVVSDLPDDRGWDAAGLYDPDPDAPGKSYARTGGFVENVADFDASFFGIATSEALAMDPQQRMLLELSWEALERAGVDPTSLRGSSTGVFAGVIAGGYGMSDDAIEGYRLTGMTSSVTSGRVAYVLGLEGPAVSVDTACSSSLVALHMAMQALRLGECDLALAGGVTVNATPTIFVEFSRHRGLAPDGRCKPYAGAADGVGWAEGGGVLVVERLSDALRNGHNVLAVVRGSAVNQDGASNGLTAPNGPSQQRVVRAALANAGLTSTQVDVVEGHGTGTPLGDPIEAQALLATYGQDRSQPLWLGSIKSNMGHTQAAAGVAGVIKMIMAMRHELLPKSLHVDEPSPHVDWTAGAVQLLAQAQPWPAGETPRRAGISSFGISGTNAHVIVEQAPAPEAKPATESAPTPLLPWVLTAKSPASLAAQAGRLSRYLEEHADAGDRDVAWTLAGRAAFDHRAVVLGADRAELLAGLAELAADDEAGTRAVRGHATPVSKTAFVFPGQGSQWIDMGVELLSSSTIFAEEIAACDEALSEFVDWSLLDVLRGAPGAPTLDRVDVVQPVLFAVMVSLARLWKSIGVVPDAVIGHSQGEIAAAHVAGALSLRDAARVVALRSKLLIALSGDAGMVSLACSAERARELLLGLGDRVGIAVVNGRSAVVVSGEGAALDELVRQCEALDIRARRIDVDYASHSPAVEAIRDQLVEALAGIEPRSTRTTFISTVTGESMDTAGLDPQYWYRNLRQTVEFDKAVRTACKHGYRAFIEASPHPALIAGIEDTVTDCADAPGDPIVVPSLGRDDGGLDRFMTSAAQAYVAGVPVAWREVCPGGDLLDLPTYAFDRRRFWLSGGAGGSGDASGFGLAGSGHALLNAVVEVPDSGQVMLTGRLAASSQGWLSDHAVGGTVLFPGAGFVELVIRAGDEVGCPAIEELTLQAPLVVPPSGVPLRVVVGPAQESGTRAVSVFSRHADDVADWVLNAEAIVGSEAGTPGADLSAWPPAGAVPVDVSDAYGMLAERGYEYGPAFRGLTAMWRRGDEVFAEVALPQDVAAGDYGVHPALLDSALHAVALAADDFGSTAPHVRGTLALPFSWEQVTLHAAGASSVRVRITPTGTHSVSIELADGLGLPVLSVGSMTARPVSADQIASAMASSRADGELFEVDWSPIKAPATVPPLPDGVVTFESSSAASDSADLPAAVRDATVAALTRIQSFLSEASAHARSNQESGTLVVITRGAVAPVPGADVTDLAGAAVWGLVRAAQTENPGRIVLADVTGEFDLAALLSVGEPQIVLRDGVMYAPRVTRSRGTDGVLTPPDTGKPWRLGVTTAGTFEDLALLEVPNSDAPLPPGHIRVEMRAVAANFRDVMITLGMFTHDALIGSEGSGVVTEIGPDVTGFEIGQRVMGLFPEGTGTLVAADARLVAPIPTGWTDAEAAAALVVFTTAYYGLKELADVAPGQSILIHAATGGVGLAAVQLARHWGMEVFTTASQPKWDTLRAMGFDDDHIGDSRTLDFEQKFLDVTGGRGFDVVLDSLAGDFVDASLRLLPRGGVFLEMGKTDIRDADTVAAAHPGVHYRAFDLFEPGRPRMHDYIVELSAMFEAGILTPLPVTTFDVRRGPAALRHLSQARHIGKVVMTMPGAWTSGTVLITGGTGMAGAAIARHVVTRNGARHLLLVSRRGPDAPGAADLVAELTAAGADVRVVAADAADRAQLQAVLDSVDVPLSAVVHATGVLDDAVIGSLTPERVAPVLRAKVDAAWNLHELTRGANLGAFVLFSSMAGVVGSAGQANYCAANTFVDGLATHRRAHGLPATSLAWGLWDQASAMTGHLADADLSRLGRDGILAMSSDDAMALFDSALVVGEALLAPARIDRSALRTRSAQGVLPPMFSRLASAPTRRRVDDSLVAAKSKSALAQRLQGLSEPAQQALILDLLRSHMSTVLGTTDPDSIAAELAFSDHGFDSLTAVELRNRLKTATGLALSPTLIFDYPTPEALAGYIRTELAGDTLAQEARQTSSAVSVIDEPIAIVGMSCRYPGGVDSPEALWDMVADGRDVLTDFPTDRGWDLAGLFNADPDAPGKSYASTGGFVDDVAGFDPAFFGVSPSEALAMDPQQRLFLELSWEALERGGFDPVSLRGSATGVFAGIIAQGYGMGADGVEGFRLTGQAASIASGRVSYVLGLEGPAVSVDTACSSSLVALHMATQSLRLGECDLALAGGVTVNATPDIFVEFSRQRGLSADGRCKAFAGAADGTGFADGGGVLVVERLSDAQRLGHPVLAVVRGSAVNQDGASNGLTAPNGPSQQRVVRAALANAGLAPSDVDAVEAHGTGTTLGDPIEAQALLATYGQNRSEPLWLGSIKSNMGHSQAGAGVAGVIKVIEALRHDTLPATLHVDEPSPHVDWSMGSISLLTEARPWKAKQANGHVRRAGVSSFGISGTNAHVIIEEAPAVDAPVIVTEHAGSIGSSRERSSAVSPWTLSAKSPEALTSQAGRIADHVEAHPDLDVLDIGWTLGGRSAFAHRAVVLGADRDDLLRGLRSLAADELTDDVVRGRASGGKTAFVFPGQGSQALGMGRELHAAHPVFADAFDACARELDRHLLRPVRDVMWGANDALLDSTEFAQPALFTVEVALFRLLESWGVRPDYLIGHSIGELSAAHVAGVLSLENAAALVVARGRLMQRLPEGGAMVAVNATEDEVAPLLRDIEFGGVSIAAVNAPNSVVISGPQDAVLAIAETLREQGRRTHQLAVSHAFHSSLMEPMLLEFNTLASGMSVAAPGIPVISNLTGDVAGSDFGTSAYWQRHIREAVRFADGVRALAAAGVTRFLELGPASGLTASITQTLADVDAATEPVAVSVLRKDRPEPSTLLTALAEINVAGGDVAWRGVCTGGRLVDLPTYAFQRRRFWLSGRGAGATDAVGLGLGGTEHALLGAVVEMPETGGVTLTGRLAVSSQSWLADHAVGGVVLFPGAGFVELAIRAGDEVGCSRVDELMLHAPLVLPPEGVAVQVVVSAADAGGAHVVSIFSRPDGDRSASGAPWTLHAEGELGVESSAPGAELTVWPPVGAREVDVADAYAVLSERGYQYGPAFQNLTAMWRRGEEIFAEVQLGQDVSVAGLGVHPALLDGALHAVILGMDSEELALPFSWQKVSLHAAGASAIRARIAPNGPSSMSIDLADGLGLPVLSVQSMVARPVTAAQLAAAVGGTSGGELFEVAWTPLVPDPAASSDVEIPFHELRSAATDPGVQEVYATTHEALARMQSWLTEQESATLVVVTSGAVALPGEDLRDLGGAAAWGLIRAAQTEHPGRVVLLDTDDSLPLDQDLLTAVVGVAEPQVVLRKGVLHHARVLPSRAADAVLTPPADGAPWRLAVNKSSTSGTFEDLVLEPISDADAPLEPGRIRVAIRAIAANFRDVMITLGLYPGDAVMGIEATGVVTEIGSGVTGVAVGDRVMGLFPEGTGTVATTDARVVLPVPADWRDAQAAGFTVGFATAYFALRQIADVAPGQSVLIHAATGGVGMAAVQLARHWGLEVFATASQPKWDTLRAMGFDDDHIGDSRTLEFEQKFLAVTGGRGVDVVLDSLAGDFVDASLRLLPRGGAFLEMGKTDMRDANTVAAAHPGVRYRAFDLFEAGADGVASILSGVASLSGGGVLKPLPVSTWDVRRAPAALRHLSQARHIGKVVMTMPEAWTSGTVLITGGTGMAGASVARHIVANHGARDLLLVSRRGPDAPGAAELVAELTEAGANVAVVAADVADRDALAKVLAGIDHPRPLSAVFHTAGVIDDAVVTSLTPDRVDTVLRAKVDAADNLHELTRDLDVSAFVLFSSMAGLVGGSGQANYSAANAYLDALAWQRRTQGLPGMSLAWGLWEQASGMTGHLQTADLARLNRDGILALPVEEALSLLDKALVVDEPFLVPARIDRGALRTKSSAGTLPPMFNELISGPARRQVGDSLAAAQSRSALTARLSGLPVDEQQMVLLDLVRSHMATVLGLPSPDAIGADLAFSDHGFDSLTAVELRNRLKAATGLTLSPTLIFDYPNPSALAEYFRTQLGGEEAAGPAPSAVEDELRRVVASIPIKRLRQAGVLDMLLNLAGETGSGSPVVGGAEDTAEPRTQDIADMDLQELLAAFQDDDD